A stretch of the Candidatus Palauibacter australiensis genome encodes the following:
- the nusB gene encoding transcription antitermination factor NusB codes for MRPTARTHVHSRARSWALNLLYAWEVGGEGTPLEHAAQSLVHRRMSERYRPHVRRLLETAGRHLAEVDATIAHHASNWRIERLHAIDRNILRIGIVELLWFEDVPPRVAIHEALKLARRYGSPDSPRFLNGVLDAVLKAREAGS; via the coding sequence GTGAGGCCGACCGCCCGCACGCACGTCCATTCGCGAGCGCGGAGCTGGGCGTTGAACCTCCTCTATGCGTGGGAAGTGGGCGGAGAGGGCACGCCGCTCGAGCACGCGGCGCAGAGCCTCGTCCACCGTCGCATGTCCGAACGCTACCGCCCCCACGTCCGGCGCCTGCTCGAGACCGCGGGCCGCCACCTTGCCGAGGTCGACGCGACGATCGCTCATCATGCCTCGAACTGGCGGATCGAGCGCCTGCACGCCATCGACCGCAACATCCTCCGAATCGGGATCGTGGAGCTGTTATGGTTCGAAGATGTGCCGCCGAGGGTCGCGATTCATGAAGCTCTGAAGCTGGCGCGCCGGTACGGCAGTCCCGACAGTCCACGTTTTCTCAACGGCGTGCTCGACGCGGTGCTGAAGGCGCGGGAGGCCGGGTCCTGA
- a CDS encoding PTS sugar transporter, translating to MTNSRVRGVVVAHAELAHALVSAVEAISGIRGALHAVSNEGLAPDELAEIIGEAAGGGEAILFADLAGGSCGLASLRHVRESGGGAWITGVNLPMLLDFVFHREMPLEALVPRLLRKGQAGQRTHPSPPAGTD from the coding sequence ATGACGAATAGCCGGGTTCGCGGCGTCGTCGTGGCGCACGCGGAACTTGCACATGCCCTCGTGTCCGCCGTCGAAGCCATCAGCGGCATCAGGGGCGCGCTGCACGCCGTGAGCAACGAAGGTCTGGCGCCCGACGAACTCGCCGAGATCATCGGAGAGGCGGCGGGCGGCGGGGAGGCCATCCTCTTCGCGGATCTTGCGGGCGGCAGTTGCGGCCTGGCCAGCCTTCGGCATGTGCGGGAGAGCGGGGGCGGCGCGTGGATCACGGGCGTCAACCTTCCGATGCTGCTCGACTTCGTCTTTCATCGCGAAATGCCGCTCGAGGCGCTCGTCCCCCGCCTTCTCCGGAAGGGACAGGCCGGACAGCGCACGCACCCGTCCCCGCCGGCCGGGACCGACTGA
- a CDS encoding PTS sugar transporter subunit IIB — protein MPLELLRIDERLIHGQVLVGWGRPLDLDFYIIVDEALASSEWEQELWASALADEERAEFLGVDEAARRFGELSSRVERGALLTRDTATMRALAERGCLDGRTVNVGGVYAAGGRKKILDYVYLSPEEVEDLRAIGEHASVSARNLPTAPEVRLDARKLR, from the coding sequence GTGCCGCTCGAACTCCTGCGGATCGATGAGCGTCTGATCCACGGCCAGGTGCTCGTGGGCTGGGGGCGTCCCCTGGACCTCGATTTCTACATCATCGTCGATGAAGCCCTCGCCTCGAGCGAATGGGAGCAGGAACTCTGGGCCAGCGCGCTCGCCGACGAGGAGCGCGCCGAGTTTCTCGGGGTGGACGAGGCGGCGCGGCGCTTCGGGGAGCTGAGCTCCCGGGTGGAGAGGGGCGCGCTCCTGACGCGGGACACGGCCACGATGCGGGCGCTGGCGGAGCGTGGCTGCCTCGACGGACGGACGGTGAACGTGGGAGGGGTGTACGCCGCGGGAGGGCGAAAGAAGATTCTCGACTACGTATATCTCTCCCCGGAAGAGGTCGAGGACCTGCGGGCGATCGGTGAGCACGCTTCCGTGAGCGCCCGGAACCTCCCCACCGCACCCGAGGTCCGTCTCGACGCGCGGAAGCTCCGATGA
- a CDS encoding riboflavin synthase has protein sequence MFTGIIRAVGEVAGRERRNTGLRLTIARVPFLERLQDGDSVSLAGVCTTVVALGEETFDVDVVEATLERTTVGRWRVGDPVNLEPALCAGDPFGGHMVQGHVDGVGTVAAARWKGESGLLEIELPDALERVTVPQGSFAVDGVSLTVNRLTGTIARFAIIPYTWTHTTLGRLVAGANVNVEADLIGKHVARALRPHAAPED, from the coding sequence GTGTTCACCGGAATCATACGGGCGGTCGGCGAGGTCGCGGGCCGTGAGCGCCGGAACACCGGGCTTCGCCTGACGATCGCCCGCGTCCCGTTTCTCGAACGGCTCCAGGACGGAGATTCGGTGTCGCTGGCGGGCGTGTGCACGACGGTCGTCGCTCTCGGGGAGGAGACGTTCGATGTCGACGTCGTCGAGGCGACGCTGGAGCGGACCACGGTCGGGAGGTGGCGGGTCGGCGATCCCGTGAACCTCGAACCTGCGCTCTGCGCGGGGGATCCGTTCGGCGGGCACATGGTACAGGGACACGTCGATGGGGTGGGGACCGTGGCGGCGGCGAGGTGGAAAGGCGAGTCGGGCCTGCTCGAGATCGAACTCCCGGACGCCCTCGAGAGGGTGACCGTGCCGCAGGGCTCCTTCGCGGTCGATGGCGTGAGTCTCACGGTCAACCGCCTGACCGGGACCATCGCGCGTTTCGCCATCATCCCATATACATGGACCCACACGACCCTGGGGCGCCTCGTGGCTGGCGCGAACGTCAACGTCGAGGCGGATCTGATCGGCAAGCACGTGGCGCGTGCCCTCCGACCGCACGCGGCCCCGGAGGATTAG
- the hprK gene encoding HPr(Ser) kinase/phosphatase, translating into MTLTVASLLRRKREAFSLTVVAGESGLERGIEVPEVSSPGLALAGYRERFVSQRVLIFGETEIAYLESLRASERAAALTFVFESGVPCAIITKSQAPPKELVSAAEAAGVTVLETPLKTGDFYRRLQPYLEEEFAPRTSLHGSLADVYGIGLLFIGPSGIGKSECVLDLVERGHRLVADDLILVHRRQSDILLGRAHEHQRHHMEIRGVGIIDVRAMFGIRAVRQQKRIEVVVELEVWGERDDYDRTGLEAEECEILGVKLPKVRIPLNPGKNITVIAEVVAMNHLLRYSGEDPAAAFERDLIERMRPVRDYLESDDE; encoded by the coding sequence GTGACCCTCACGGTCGCGTCGCTGCTCCGGCGCAAGCGGGAGGCGTTTTCGCTCACGGTCGTGGCTGGCGAGTCCGGCCTCGAGCGCGGGATCGAGGTGCCGGAAGTCTCGTCGCCGGGACTCGCGCTGGCGGGCTACCGGGAGCGCTTCGTCTCCCAGCGCGTGCTCATCTTCGGCGAAACGGAGATCGCCTATCTCGAGAGCCTGCGCGCCTCGGAACGCGCCGCCGCCCTCACGTTCGTGTTCGAGTCCGGGGTTCCCTGCGCGATCATCACCAAGAGCCAGGCGCCGCCGAAGGAACTCGTCTCCGCGGCGGAGGCGGCCGGCGTGACCGTGCTCGAAACGCCGCTGAAGACGGGCGACTTCTACCGGAGGCTGCAGCCCTATCTCGAGGAGGAATTCGCGCCGCGGACTTCCCTCCACGGCTCTCTCGCGGACGTGTACGGGATCGGCCTCCTCTTCATCGGGCCCTCGGGCATCGGCAAGAGCGAGTGCGTGCTCGATCTCGTGGAGAGGGGGCACCGCCTCGTCGCCGACGATCTCATCCTCGTGCACCGCCGCCAGAGCGACATCCTTCTGGGACGCGCCCACGAACACCAGCGTCATCACATGGAGATCCGGGGCGTGGGCATCATCGATGTGCGCGCCATGTTCGGGATCCGGGCCGTGCGTCAGCAGAAGCGGATCGAGGTCGTCGTCGAACTCGAAGTCTGGGGAGAGCGGGACGACTACGATCGAACGGGCCTCGAGGCGGAGGAGTGCGAGATCCTGGGCGTGAAGCTGCCGAAGGTCCGCATCCCGCTGAACCCGGGCAAGAACATCACGGTCATCGCCGAAGTCGTGGCCATGAACCACCTCCTCCGCTATTCTGGGGAGGACCCGGCGGCGGCCTTCGAGCGCGACCTCATCGAGCGCATGCGGCCGGTGCGCGACTATCTCGAATCCGATGACGAATAG
- the ribH gene encoding 6,7-dimethyl-8-ribityllumazine synthase, which produces MKEFEGAASGGGRTVCILVSRFNSRVTELLLEGAVRTALECGVAEEDVDIVYVPGAWELPLAAQRAAARGYAGIVALGCVIRGETAHFDHVSRAATDGLAKVQLDSGVPVGLGVLTPDTVEQALARAGGELGNAGSEAARAALRMADLHEGLGA; this is translated from the coding sequence CTGAAGGAGTTCGAGGGCGCGGCTTCGGGAGGCGGCCGGACGGTCTGCATCCTCGTCAGCCGGTTCAACTCCCGGGTCACCGAACTTCTGCTGGAAGGCGCCGTACGGACGGCCCTCGAATGCGGCGTGGCCGAGGAGGATGTCGATATCGTGTACGTCCCCGGCGCCTGGGAACTGCCGCTGGCCGCGCAACGGGCCGCCGCGCGCGGATACGCCGGCATCGTCGCGCTGGGCTGCGTGATTCGCGGGGAAACCGCGCACTTCGACCACGTGAGCCGCGCGGCCACCGACGGCCTCGCCAAGGTACAGCTTGACTCGGGCGTGCCGGTCGGTCTCGGCGTGCTCACGCCCGACACGGTGGAGCAGGCGCTCGCGCGGGCCGGAGGCGAACTCGGAAACGCCGGTTCGGAGGCGGCCCGCGCGGCGCTTCGCATGGCCGACCTCCACGAAGGGCTGGGTGCGTGA
- the purM gene encoding phosphoribosylformylglycinamidine cyclo-ligase yields the protein MNDGLTYRDAGVNLEAARATKARISRLVQGTRTDAVSSDFGSFGGRFRATPGRELVASADGVGTKLKIAFMAERHDTVGADLVNHCVNDILVEGARPLIFMDYVACGVLDPDTVTSVVSGLAAACKANGCALLGGETAEMPDFYAPGEYDLAGFVVGEIVYPELSRRSLEPGDRLIGLASSGIHTNGYSFVRALFFDRLGLGAHDPFPGGEGSVSDVLLRPHRSYLSTLERSLDGGRVRALAHITGGGIPGNVDRVIGRDIDAVVRTDRWPRPHEFDVIARESGADEAELFSTFNMGVGMVAVVRERDAEDVLDEIRDAGCEAFLCGELVAGSGRVHLESS from the coding sequence ATGAACGACGGATTGACGTACCGGGACGCCGGCGTGAACCTTGAGGCGGCCCGCGCGACGAAGGCCCGGATCTCCCGGCTCGTACAGGGAACCCGGACGGATGCCGTGAGCTCGGACTTCGGCTCGTTCGGAGGGCGGTTCCGGGCGACTCCTGGCCGGGAACTCGTGGCGAGCGCCGATGGTGTCGGGACGAAGCTGAAGATCGCCTTCATGGCGGAGCGGCACGACACGGTGGGCGCCGATCTCGTGAACCACTGCGTCAACGACATCCTCGTCGAAGGCGCCCGGCCTCTCATCTTCATGGATTACGTCGCCTGCGGCGTGCTGGACCCGGACACGGTGACGAGCGTCGTGTCGGGACTCGCTGCTGCCTGTAAGGCGAACGGCTGCGCGCTGCTCGGGGGAGAGACCGCAGAGATGCCGGATTTCTACGCGCCGGGGGAATACGACCTCGCCGGGTTCGTGGTGGGCGAGATCGTCTACCCGGAGCTGTCCCGCAGAAGCCTGGAGCCGGGGGACCGTCTCATCGGACTCGCATCGAGCGGCATCCACACCAACGGCTACAGCTTCGTGCGCGCCCTCTTCTTCGACCGCCTCGGACTCGGGGCCCACGACCCCTTCCCCGGGGGCGAGGGCTCCGTGTCGGACGTCCTCCTGCGTCCTCACCGGAGTTACCTGTCGACCCTCGAGCGCAGCCTCGATGGGGGCCGCGTGCGGGCGCTCGCCCACATCACGGGCGGCGGAATCCCGGGGAACGTGGACCGGGTCATCGGACGGGATATCGATGCGGTGGTGCGCACCGACCGTTGGCCGCGGCCACACGAGTTCGACGTCATCGCGCGCGAGAGCGGAGCAGACGAGGCGGAACTCTTCTCCACCTTCAACATGGGCGTGGGGATGGTCGCGGTCGTGCGCGAGAGGGACGCCGAGGACGTGCTCGACGAGATTCGTGACGCCGGCTGCGAGGCTTTCCTGTGCGGTGAACTCGTCGCGGGGAGCGGCAGGGTACACCTGGAGAGTTCATGA
- the ribD gene encoding bifunctional diaminohydroxyphosphoribosylaminopyrimidine deaminase/5-amino-6-(5-phosphoribosylamino)uracil reductase RibD has translation MTARGFDPIAGAPPSRTEDLRHMREALAVAPRGQGRVSPNPLVGAVVARGNQVFGTGWHAEYGGDHAEIMALREAGPRAAGATLYVTLEPCRHEGLTPPCTTAIIRSGVRRVVIACRDPNPEARHGAEDLRQAGLDVEIGIEENAAKRLNAAFLWFHRKWVPFGSLKLALSLDAKLGEESVRTPVTGIRALDEVHRLRSCHDAILIGSNTIEIDDPLLTARGEVVPRVPPVRAILDTTLRLRTSSQLVRTASQAPVWAFADPESDGFEARAGPLRDAGVEVIGVPRSEDHRLDLGAVWNEMAIRGVLSVLVEGGGQVAASLLRDGHIQRIHAFIAPMFYGRDGVPAFPGLEPSAAGDWLPVQRESLGQDTQIVFEHRELQETLDNL, from the coding sequence ATGACGGCGCGGGGATTCGACCCCATCGCCGGCGCTCCGCCGAGCCGCACGGAGGACCTGCGGCACATGCGCGAGGCGTTGGCTGTGGCACCGCGCGGACAGGGTCGCGTGTCGCCCAATCCACTCGTGGGCGCGGTCGTAGCCCGGGGGAACCAGGTCTTCGGCACGGGGTGGCACGCGGAGTACGGCGGCGATCATGCGGAAATCATGGCGCTGCGGGAGGCCGGGCCCCGTGCGGCGGGTGCAACGCTGTACGTCACGCTCGAGCCGTGCCGCCATGAAGGGCTGACACCCCCGTGCACCACCGCCATCATTCGCTCCGGCGTGCGGCGCGTCGTGATCGCCTGCCGGGATCCCAATCCGGAGGCGCGCCACGGGGCGGAGGATCTGCGCCAGGCCGGCCTGGACGTCGAAATCGGGATCGAGGAGAACGCCGCGAAACGGCTGAACGCCGCCTTTCTCTGGTTTCACCGGAAGTGGGTGCCCTTCGGTTCGCTCAAACTCGCGCTCTCTCTCGACGCGAAGCTCGGAGAGGAGAGCGTTCGCACGCCGGTGACCGGCATACGGGCGCTGGACGAGGTCCACCGTCTCCGCTCCTGTCACGATGCGATCCTGATCGGTTCCAACACGATCGAGATCGACGATCCCCTGCTCACGGCCCGTGGAGAGGTCGTGCCGCGAGTACCGCCCGTCCGGGCGATCCTGGACACCACCCTCCGACTCCGAACGTCGAGTCAGCTCGTGCGCACGGCCTCCCAGGCGCCGGTATGGGCCTTCGCCGACCCCGAGTCGGACGGATTCGAAGCGCGCGCGGGTCCGCTCCGCGATGCGGGCGTGGAGGTCATCGGAGTCCCGCGGAGTGAGGACCACAGGCTGGACCTGGGCGCAGTGTGGAACGAAATGGCCATCCGCGGCGTGCTCTCGGTACTCGTCGAGGGTGGGGGGCAGGTCGCCGCATCGCTGCTGCGCGACGGGCACATTCAGAGGATCCATGCCTTCATCGCCCCCATGTTCTACGGGCGGGATGGCGTACCGGCGTTTCCGGGTCTCGAGCCGTCGGCGGCCGGCGACTGGCTGCCGGTGCAGCGAGAGTCGCTGGGGCAGGACACGCAGATCGTGTTCGAGCACCGTGAGCTCCAGGAAACCCTGGACAACCTCTGA
- a CDS encoding HPF/RaiA family ribosome-associated protein, producing MRTIVTARNTDVSDIREIIETRFTNLTRFEPRASKAEIVFTGEKTQVRAAAVISVDRARPVHGEAAGPDPRTALDRLADKLGNQLRRNHDRYNQRSAPPMDELFGSPFEAGGEGE from the coding sequence ATGCGAACCATCGTCACCGCGCGTAACACCGATGTCTCCGACATTCGCGAGATCATCGAGACGCGCTTTACGAACCTGACTCGTTTCGAGCCGCGCGCGTCGAAGGCCGAGATCGTATTCACCGGAGAGAAGACGCAGGTGCGCGCGGCGGCCGTGATCAGCGTCGACCGCGCCCGCCCCGTGCACGGGGAGGCGGCGGGCCCCGACCCCCGCACGGCGCTCGATCGGCTCGCGGACAAGCTGGGAAACCAGCTCCGCCGCAACCACGACCGCTACAACCAGCGCTCGGCGCCGCCGATGGATGAGCTGTTCGGAAGTCCCTTTGAAGCGGGCGGAGAAGGCGAGTGA
- a CDS encoding bifunctional 3,4-dihydroxy-2-butanone-4-phosphate synthase/GTP cyclohydrolase II produces the protein MPAHTVEAAIARIRQGGLVIIADDEDRENEGDLVCAAALATPETINFMARHARGLICLAMPDEMADRLDLPLMTDDRLADPNKTAFTVSIDARQDFGVSTGISAQDRARTIRVAVDPQTRPTDLMRPGHVFPLRSRPGGVLQRVGQTEASVDLARLAGLTPAGVICEILNEDGTMARRPELEKFAEEHDLPFITVAALVSHRLRTESLVRRVAEADLPTPWGDFRIVGYANEVDGREHVALVRGDVAGAEDVLVRVHSRCLTGDVFHSHRCDCGSQLEAAMRMVVEADAGVIVYLDQEGRGIGLLNKLRAYELQDEGHDTVEANEALGFPPDLRNYGIGAQILVDLGLHSIRVLTNNPKKLAGLEGFGLVIRDRLPLEFGGVDDRLVRYLRTKREKLGHLTGSA, from the coding sequence ATGCCCGCACACACGGTGGAAGCGGCGATCGCGCGTATCCGTCAAGGCGGACTCGTGATCATCGCGGACGATGAGGATCGCGAGAACGAGGGGGACCTCGTGTGCGCGGCCGCGCTCGCGACGCCCGAGACGATCAACTTCATGGCCAGGCACGCGCGGGGACTCATTTGTCTCGCGATGCCCGATGAGATGGCCGATCGCCTCGATCTCCCGCTCATGACGGACGACCGGCTGGCGGACCCCAACAAGACGGCGTTCACCGTGTCGATCGATGCCCGCCAGGACTTCGGCGTGTCGACCGGGATCTCCGCGCAGGATCGCGCCCGGACCATCCGCGTCGCCGTGGATCCCCAGACCCGGCCCACGGACCTCATGCGGCCGGGCCACGTCTTCCCGCTCCGCTCCCGGCCCGGCGGCGTGCTCCAGCGCGTGGGTCAGACGGAGGCGTCCGTCGATCTCGCCCGGCTCGCCGGGCTCACGCCGGCGGGCGTGATCTGCGAGATCCTGAACGAGGATGGGACGATGGCGCGCCGTCCCGAACTCGAGAAGTTCGCGGAGGAGCACGACCTTCCCTTCATCACGGTGGCCGCCCTCGTCTCCCACCGACTGCGCACGGAGAGTCTCGTACGGCGCGTCGCCGAAGCGGATCTCCCCACGCCGTGGGGCGATTTCCGCATCGTCGGGTACGCGAACGAGGTGGATGGGCGCGAACACGTCGCCCTGGTGCGCGGCGACGTGGCGGGGGCGGAAGATGTCCTGGTCCGCGTTCACTCGCGTTGCCTGACGGGCGATGTGTTCCACTCGCACCGCTGCGATTGCGGGAGCCAGCTCGAGGCTGCGATGCGGATGGTCGTGGAGGCCGACGCCGGGGTCATCGTCTATCTCGACCAGGAAGGGCGGGGGATCGGACTCCTGAACAAGCTCCGAGCGTACGAACTGCAGGACGAAGGCCACGACACGGTCGAAGCGAACGAGGCGCTCGGCTTTCCGCCCGACCTCCGGAACTACGGCATCGGGGCCCAGATCCTCGTGGATCTGGGGTTGCACTCGATCAGGGTCCTGACGAACAACCCGAAGAAACTCGCGGGGCTGGAGGGGTTCGGCCTCGTGATCCGCGACCGTCTGCCGCTCGAGTTCGGCGGGGTCGATGACCGGCTGGTCCGCTATCTTCGCACGAAGCGCGAGAAGCTGGGACACCTGACCGGATCCGCGTGA
- a CDS encoding glycosyltransferase family 4 protein, translated as MARPLRILLLNWQDRENPEAGGAEVHLHEIFGRLAARGHLVRGVVSGWPGAAPSATLDGIDFQRVGNRHSYAWRARRAARTVVHDFAPDVLVEDINKIPLYSPRWAGVPVVALVPHLFGATAYAEVSIPVATAVWAAERAIPGVYRHCPFQAISESTALDLTKRGLLARDITVIPPGIDHDTFRPDAATERAEAPTLLYVGRLKRYKGLDVLFEALSRLSGRLPDARLVIAGHGSDERRLRGLVRRAELSHRVRFLGYISEEEKVAWLRRAWAVVYPSPKEGWGMTNVEAAACGTPVIASDSPGLRESVVAGESGVLAPHGEAAAWAAAIREVLEEPSLRERLGRGGVVHAARFSWSRAADETEAHLYQSLEPR; from the coding sequence ATGGCGCGGCCGCTCCGGATCCTCCTGCTCAACTGGCAGGACCGGGAGAACCCCGAGGCCGGCGGCGCCGAGGTGCACCTCCACGAGATCTTCGGCCGGCTCGCGGCCCGCGGACACCTCGTGCGGGGCGTCGTGAGCGGGTGGCCGGGCGCGGCCCCGTCCGCGACGCTCGATGGCATCGACTTCCAGCGGGTCGGAAACCGGCACAGCTACGCGTGGCGAGCCCGGCGGGCCGCGCGGACCGTCGTGCACGACTTCGCCCCGGATGTACTCGTCGAAGACATCAACAAGATCCCGCTTTACTCGCCTCGGTGGGCCGGCGTCCCCGTGGTCGCACTCGTTCCGCACCTGTTTGGGGCGACGGCCTACGCGGAAGTGTCCATCCCGGTCGCGACGGCGGTCTGGGCCGCGGAACGAGCGATTCCCGGCGTCTATCGCCACTGCCCCTTCCAGGCGATCTCGGAAAGCACCGCGCTCGACCTCACGAAGCGAGGCCTGCTGGCACGCGATATCACAGTCATCCCGCCCGGCATCGACCACGACACCTTTCGTCCGGATGCGGCGACGGAGCGTGCGGAAGCACCGACGCTGCTCTATGTGGGCCGCCTCAAGCGCTACAAGGGACTCGATGTTCTGTTCGAGGCGCTGTCGCGGCTGAGCGGCCGGCTGCCGGACGCAAGGCTCGTCATCGCGGGCCACGGCAGCGACGAGCGTCGCCTCCGAGGGCTCGTACGGCGGGCGGAACTCTCGCACCGCGTACGCTTTCTGGGGTACATCTCCGAGGAGGAGAAGGTCGCCTGGCTGCGTCGGGCCTGGGCCGTGGTCTATCCCTCTCCGAAGGAAGGGTGGGGAATGACGAATGTGGAGGCGGCCGCGTGCGGGACACCGGTGATCGCTAGCGATTCACCCGGGCTGCGGGAGTCGGTGGTGGCGGGGGAGTCGGGAGTGCTCGCCCCGCACGGGGAGGCCGCGGCGTGGGCGGCTGCGATCCGCGAAGTTCTTGAGGAGCCGTCGCTGCGCGAACGGCTCGGAAGGGGCGGGGTCGTCCACGCGGCCCGTTTCTCGTGGTCGCGTGCAGCGGATGAGACGGAAGCGCACCTTTACCAGTCACTCGAACCCCGATGA